In Rubrobacter calidifluminis, a single genomic region encodes these proteins:
- a CDS encoding uracil-DNA glycosylase, whose product MDSLFDTLEGGEDREGRLAELARQVSVCTKCDLASTRTNTVFGSGDPYSPLMLVGEGPGENEDATGLPFVGRAGKLLDDILAAVNLTRDDVYLTNIVKCRAAIEENGRVRNRQPRTAEINACNPYLRAQIEAIKPDIILCLGGPAAKTIIDRDFRITRDRGRWYEAFGAKAMATFHPAYVLRQHGEELKQTKRLVWKDIQAVHAEYLKALEARRG is encoded by the coding sequence TTGGATAGCCTGTTCGACACCCTGGAGGGAGGGGAGGACCGCGAGGGAAGACTCGCCGAGCTGGCGCGCCAGGTCTCGGTGTGTACCAAGTGCGACCTCGCGAGCACACGCACCAACACCGTCTTCGGTAGTGGTGACCCCTACTCGCCTCTGATGCTCGTCGGCGAGGGGCCTGGGGAGAATGAGGATGCCACGGGTCTGCCCTTCGTCGGCAGGGCCGGAAAGCTGCTCGACGACATACTCGCCGCTGTCAATCTGACCCGCGACGACGTTTACCTGACCAACATAGTGAAGTGCCGCGCCGCCATCGAGGAGAACGGGCGGGTGAGAAACCGGCAACCCCGGACCGCGGAGATAAACGCCTGCAACCCCTACCTGCGAGCCCAGATCGAAGCTATAAAGCCGGATATCATACTTTGTCTCGGTGGGCCCGCGGCCAAGACGATAATAGACAGGGACTTCAGGATCACCCGCGACCGCGGGCGCTGGTACGAGGCCTTCGGAGCGAAGGCGATGGCGACCTTTCACCCGGCCTACGTCCTGCGCCAGCACGGGGAAGAGCTCAAGCAGACCAAACGCCTGGTCTGGAAGGACATCCAGGCAGTCCACGCCGAGTACCTGAAGGCGCTGGAGGCCCGGCGAGGCTAG
- a CDS encoding protein kinase domain-containing protein yields the protein MSGGGKALDDGLESALVGRYRVQSTLGSGGMAVVYRAEDTVLGRLVALKTLREAYAEDATFRVRFRQEARAMASLDHENIVRIYDIYRDGQLPFIVAEYVDGNDVGKLIERRGRLSEQHAKNIAVQVLRALSYAHARGIIHRDIKPQNVLSTWDGRVKVADFGIARMLEEEGAESGEIVGSARYMSPEQLRGEEATPRSDIYAVGVLLYHCLVGRPPFNGSLKKIMRDQLRKPPRPPRQMNRKISAHMEAVILKALSKDPSDRYASAEQMLRDLEEERPGGVRHQILRGRRMLAAASLAVLVVFGGGVSLAANLIQPVSGTHRAAAAAGHPTQEKRASDVHQEKASSGHTTTDRKRPASGRSQTSYAVIPDVRAYFDYAAQRVLEERGFRVRFVYEQHSRFANRGVTWATRPAIGTRAPEGSTVTVYATPKVLPQPTY from the coding sequence ATGTCAGGAGGCGGTAAAGCGCTAGATGACGGGCTCGAAAGCGCCCTCGTGGGGCGCTACAGGGTCCAGAGCACGCTCGGGTCCGGTGGTATGGCCGTAGTCTACCGGGCGGAGGACACCGTGCTCGGCCGCCTGGTCGCGCTCAAGACGCTGCGCGAGGCCTACGCCGAGGATGCGACCTTCAGGGTGCGCTTCCGTCAGGAGGCGAGGGCGATGGCTTCCCTCGACCATGAGAACATCGTGCGCATCTACGACATCTACCGGGACGGACAGCTGCCCTTCATCGTCGCCGAGTACGTCGACGGCAACGACGTGGGGAAGCTGATAGAGCGGCGCGGTCGTCTGAGCGAGCAGCACGCGAAGAACATAGCAGTGCAGGTGCTCCGGGCTCTCTCCTACGCCCACGCCCGGGGCATTATCCACCGGGACATAAAGCCGCAGAACGTGCTCTCGACCTGGGACGGCCGGGTGAAGGTCGCCGACTTCGGCATCGCGCGCATGCTCGAAGAAGAGGGAGCGGAGAGCGGTGAGATAGTCGGCAGCGCCCGCTACATGTCCCCGGAGCAGCTGCGGGGCGAGGAGGCGACCCCCCGCAGCGATATCTATGCGGTGGGGGTGCTTCTGTACCACTGCCTGGTGGGGCGTCCCCCGTTCAACGGCAGCCTCAAGAAGATCATGCGGGATCAGCTCCGCAAGCCCCCCCGGCCGCCCCGGCAGATGAACAGAAAGATCTCCGCCCACATGGAGGCCGTGATCCTCAAAGCCCTCTCCAAAGACCCGTCGGACCGGTACGCCTCGGCCGAGCAGATGCTGCGAGATCTCGAAGAAGAGCGTCCCGGCGGGGTGCGTCACCAGATCCTGCGCGGGAGGCGGATGCTCGCCGCCGCCTCGCTGGCCGTGCTGGTGGTCTTCGGTGGTGGGGTCTCCCTGGCTGCGAACCTCATCCAGCCGGTCTCCGGCACGCACCGCGCAGCCGCGGCCGCCGGGCACCCCACGCAGGAGAAGCGGGCCTCGGACGTACATCAGGAGAAAGCATCCTCCGGGCATACCACGACAGACCGGAAGAGGCCTGCCTCGGGAAGGTCGCAGACCTCCTACGCGGTCATCCCCGATGTACGGGCGTACTTCGACTACGCCGCGCAGAGGGTTCTGGAGGAGCGGGGGTTCAGGGTGCGCTTCGTCTACGAGCAGCACTCCCGATTCGCCAACCGCGGGGTCACCTGGGCGACGCGTCCGGCGATTGGAACCAGGGCGCCAGAGGGTTCGACGGTTACCGTCTACGCGACACCGAAGGTCCTGCCCCAGCCCACCTACTGA
- a CDS encoding ABC transporter substrate-binding protein, translating to MGASGEGPQGLMDRRSFLRAGGLGLAGAVLFGASGCGGSDQGGQAKSGGTIRTSLDSDPPTLDPALAYDFVSWPLIHAMFLTPITYDQSGKGFVPWAAKEVPRPENGGRRYVFDIRPGIKFVDDEPTDAAAFKYAIERIMDPKTKSPVTGFYTNIVGAKAYQKRPRGGIKGIKVLSRYRLQFDLEKPDQVFLQTMCVPSASAVPRKAVEKYGDDFAGHVVANGPFKLGEWKRGARLVLKKNDDYKNPSGRPETTEARLDEIDFAIGVDPHVALLRVEQGSSQVAGGGIPSSDFAAVMNNPKWKDYIKHGTLNVLEYFYVNTQKKPWSDPRVRRALQYAIDKKRVVQVINGRATVADQILPPNMPGYDRSIKGYPYDPEKARSLLRDAGFKKGTPLDFWTAKDPDGDKISQVIQQNLSDIGIDATIRNVSFSEYLSQTKAGKTDAGLANWYQDYPDPSDFLDILFNSDQIPANNYSRYSNPKVDRELERAQYMLDRRKRLALYQKIQRQILSDDPIVPLYYPVEYDFVSPKVGGFRVHPVWTGSLYAQWYLKRS from the coding sequence ATGGGAGCGAGCGGCGAAGGGCCCCAGGGTTTGATGGACCGCAGGAGCTTTCTCAGGGCCGGAGGGCTGGGTCTCGCCGGTGCGGTGCTGTTCGGGGCTTCGGGTTGTGGCGGTAGCGACCAGGGGGGCCAGGCAAAGAGCGGGGGGACCATCAGGACGAGTCTGGACAGCGATCCCCCGACGCTCGACCCGGCGCTCGCCTACGATTTCGTGAGCTGGCCGCTCATCCACGCGATGTTCCTCACGCCCATAACCTATGATCAGAGCGGGAAGGGTTTCGTGCCCTGGGCGGCGAAGGAGGTCCCCAGGCCCGAGAACGGGGGCAGGAGGTACGTCTTCGATATCCGGCCCGGGATAAAGTTCGTCGACGACGAGCCGACCGACGCGGCGGCGTTCAAGTACGCCATAGAGCGCATAATGGACCCCAAGACCAAGAGTCCTGTGACCGGGTTCTACACCAACATCGTCGGGGCGAAAGCGTACCAGAAAAGGCCCAGGGGCGGCATAAAAGGGATAAAGGTGCTCTCGAGGTACCGGCTGCAGTTCGACCTGGAGAAGCCGGATCAGGTCTTCCTGCAGACCATGTGCGTCCCTTCGGCCTCCGCGGTGCCCCGGAAGGCCGTCGAGAAGTACGGGGATGACTTCGCCGGGCATGTCGTGGCCAACGGTCCCTTCAAGCTCGGCGAGTGGAAGAGAGGGGCGAGGCTCGTCCTCAAGAAGAACGACGACTACAAGAACCCTTCGGGTCGACCCGAGACCACGGAGGCGAGGCTGGACGAGATAGACTTCGCCATCGGCGTGGATCCGCACGTCGCCCTTCTGCGGGTGGAGCAGGGCTCTTCTCAGGTGGCCGGGGGAGGCATTCCCTCCTCGGACTTTGCCGCGGTGATGAACAATCCCAAGTGGAAGGACTACATAAAGCACGGCACGCTCAACGTGCTCGAGTACTTCTACGTCAACACCCAGAAGAAACCCTGGAGCGATCCCAGGGTGCGCCGGGCGCTGCAGTACGCCATAGACAAGAAGCGCGTCGTTCAGGTCATAAACGGCCGGGCCACGGTGGCGGATCAGATCCTGCCGCCCAACATGCCCGGCTACGACAGGAGCATAAAAGGATACCCCTATGATCCGGAGAAGGCCCGCAGCCTGCTGCGGGATGCCGGTTTCAAGAAAGGGACGCCGCTCGACTTCTGGACCGCCAAAGACCCCGATGGGGACAAGATCTCGCAGGTGATTCAGCAGAACCTCTCGGACATCGGGATAGACGCCACCATAAGGAACGTCTCCTTCAGCGAGTATCTCAGCCAGACCAAGGCCGGGAAGACCGACGCCGGGCTCGCGAACTGGTATCAGGACTACCCGGATCCCTCGGACTTCCTCGACATCCTGTTCAACTCAGATCAGATCCCGGCCAACAACTACTCCAGATACTCCAACCCGAAGGTCGACCGGGAGCTGGAGCGGGCGCAGTACATGCTCGACCGCAGGAAGAGGCTCGCGCTCTACCAGAAGATCCAGCGCCAGATCCTCTCCGACGATCCCATAGTCCCGCTCTACTACCCGGTCGAGTACGACTTCGTCTCGCCGAAGGTGGGCGGTTTCAGGGTGCACCCGGTTTGGACCGGTTCGCTCTACGCCCAGTGGTACCTGAAGCGGAGCTGA
- a CDS encoding N-acetylmuramoyl-L-alanine amidase, producing MAADYPYAGYYPASTANYTPANRPTDYSIDRVIIHVTQGSWSATINWFENPAAQSSAHYVVRSSDGYIGQSVLEKDIAWHAGNWYYNEHSVGIEHEGYIDDPSWFTDAMYRSSARLTAYLCEKYRIAVDREHIIGHDEVPDPNNPGEYGGADHHKDPGPYWNWDLYMSYVAQYAGSVASGGGNGGINYKRVIDNADDTTSGRFSASGNWRWSSWNPERYYWNYRFTTPKAVSDTAKYRFDLPQSGSYDVYAWWPANRGYNNSVPIGVLTTSGWRWVRVNQRRNGGRWNHIGTFEMPAGDQWNVLVSRWTAGKGYIIADAIKIVGR from the coding sequence GTGGCGGCCGACTACCCCTACGCAGGCTACTACCCGGCGAGCACGGCGAACTACACCCCCGCAAACCGCCCCACCGACTACTCAATAGACAGGGTCATAATCCACGTCACCCAGGGCTCCTGGTCGGCCACGATAAACTGGTTCGAAAACCCCGCAGCCCAGTCCTCGGCCCACTACGTGGTGCGCTCCTCCGACGGCTACATAGGACAGTCGGTTCTCGAGAAGGACATCGCCTGGCACGCGGGCAACTGGTACTACAACGAGCACTCGGTAGGGATAGAGCACGAGGGCTACATAGACGACCCTTCGTGGTTCACGGATGCGATGTACCGCTCTTCGGCGAGGCTGACGGCGTATCTGTGCGAGAAGTACAGGATAGCGGTAGACCGCGAGCACATAATCGGGCATGATGAGGTACCGGACCCGAACAACCCTGGTGAGTATGGAGGGGCCGACCATCACAAGGACCCCGGTCCCTACTGGAACTGGGACCTCTACATGAGCTACGTCGCACAGTACGCGGGCTCGGTAGCGTCCGGCGGCGGGAACGGCGGCATAAACTACAAGCGCGTGATAGACAACGCGGACGACACCACCTCCGGCCGCTTCAGCGCCTCGGGCAACTGGCGCTGGAGCTCGTGGAACCCCGAGCGCTACTACTGGAACTACCGCTTCACGACGCCGAAGGCGGTGAGCGACACCGCGAAGTATCGCTTCGATCTTCCCCAGAGCGGAAGCTACGACGTCTACGCCTGGTGGCCGGCCAACCGCGGCTACAACAACTCGGTTCCCATCGGGGTCCTCACCACCTCCGGCTGGAGGTGGGTGCGGGTGAACCAGCGCAGGAACGGCGGCCGCTGGAATCACATCGGCACCTTCGAGATGCCGGCCGGCGATCAGTGGAACGTGCTCGTCTCCCGCTGGACGGCGGGCAAAGGGTACATCATCGCCGACGCGATCAAGATAGTGGGCAGGTAG
- a CDS encoding choice-of-anchor P family protein — protein sequence MKRSIERVAVREAGPHASRGAPLRLMALFVAGVLLSVFALVMTVGRAGAEAPIKGSFQGNAYATYANAVAGPVAASLGRSAFIPCPCNGTNGKTLSNTVDSVKAPANGRVLSASVTRSTVYTKKSATSAAVHNTSTITGVSLLNGLVKADAIKAVANTSANTKRITSNTNGSSLVNLKIAGKPVKANVSPNSKLNLPGIGYVELKHVQKGGNGRQTGRISVDMITVVVTQNNSFGLPVGARIVVGHAASGFSRTQPKANLGGQAYTAYAKTSSPLLANEVGRAAFIFVGCEGTGGKVKRNNISDVGIDGILSLGAGDTTAYGRQLVSGGVAKTSARVAGVDLLGGLIKADTITAAAQDTYRNGVRTSSTAGTQFANLKVLNVPLPINVRPNTRISLPGIGYVVINQQIIPKPTSTARTQVNGLHVYVTTQNLLGIPVGTEIIVAHADTKAYRF from the coding sequence TTGAAGAGATCCATCGAACGTGTCGCGGTACGTGAGGCCGGGCCTCACGCCTCTAGGGGTGCTCCCCTGAGGCTCATGGCGCTTTTCGTCGCCGGCGTTCTTCTGAGCGTCTTTGCGCTAGTCATGACGGTGGGACGGGCCGGTGCGGAGGCCCCGATCAAGGGGTCCTTCCAGGGCAACGCCTACGCTACCTACGCTAATGCCGTGGCGGGACCTGTGGCAGCTTCTCTCGGACGTTCGGCTTTCATCCCCTGTCCGTGCAACGGCACCAACGGGAAGACGCTCTCCAACACCGTCGACAGCGTCAAGGCCCCTGCGAACGGCAGGGTGCTCAGCGCCAGCGTAACCCGCAGCACGGTCTACACCAAGAAGAGCGCGACCTCCGCCGCGGTCCACAACACCTCCACCATCACCGGGGTGAGCCTGCTCAACGGGCTCGTCAAGGCCGACGCGATAAAGGCCGTTGCGAACACCTCCGCAAACACGAAGAGGATAACGAGCAACACGAACGGCTCCAGCCTCGTCAACCTCAAGATAGCCGGGAAGCCGGTGAAGGCCAACGTGTCGCCCAATTCCAAGCTCAACCTGCCCGGCATAGGCTACGTCGAGCTCAAGCACGTTCAGAAAGGTGGCAACGGCAGGCAGACCGGCCGTATCTCGGTGGACATGATCACCGTGGTGGTCACGCAGAACAATTCTTTTGGACTGCCGGTTGGGGCCAGGATAGTCGTCGGACACGCCGCGAGCGGTTTCTCGCGCACCCAGCCCAAGGCCAACCTCGGCGGGCAGGCCTACACCGCTTACGCGAAGACCAGTAGCCCGCTGCTCGCCAACGAGGTGGGGCGGGCGGCCTTCATCTTCGTCGGGTGCGAGGGTACTGGCGGCAAAGTCAAGCGCAACAACATAAGTGACGTCGGTATCGATGGCATCCTCTCCCTCGGGGCCGGGGATACCACGGCCTACGGCCGGCAGCTCGTGAGCGGCGGCGTCGCGAAGACGAGCGCGCGGGTTGCCGGGGTCGATCTGCTCGGCGGGCTCATCAAGGCCGACACGATAACCGCCGCGGCGCAGGATACCTACAGAAACGGCGTGCGCACGAGCTCGACGGCGGGCACACAGTTCGCGAACCTCAAGGTGCTCAATGTCCCGCTTCCCATAAACGTCCGCCCCAACACCAGAATATCCCTCCCGGGGATCGGCTACGTGGTGATAAACCAGCAGATCATCCCGAAACCGACCTCGACGGCGAGGACACAGGTCAACGGGTTGCACGTCTACGTGACGACCCAGAACCTCCTCGGGATCCCGGTCGGGACCGAGATCATAGTCGCCCACGCCGACACGAAGGCCTACCGGTTCTAG
- a CDS encoding ABC transporter permease, whose product MRAFLSMVRANLKMQVRNRTALFWLLAFPALFILLFGFLFKNNSDITVSVGVVNGNSTPVAAQMTKAMQKSSFFKVQRSGDREAELKKLEQGDVDAVLVFPERASPGRPLHVTSYVDRSRVSTSQAVSAALQQIADRFNQGPERGPRLISLDTRGVQSHHLSTIDYLVPGFVAMSIMQNGILGLSAAFVALRERGVLRRIRMTPFPLVSFIGARIVSNLIVVLCQVGILLGMARALFDLRVGGDIVSVATGVAVFSLLGALAFLAIGFFVAGISRKVESANTLGNLITFPMLFLTGIFFPINQAPQWMQEVSKALPLSYLADGLRQAMVYGTPFTHLWTDAAALLATALLGLILAVRFFRWDAGAN is encoded by the coding sequence ATGAGAGCTTTCCTGTCGATGGTCAGGGCCAACCTCAAGATGCAGGTGCGCAACCGCACCGCTCTTTTCTGGCTTCTGGCCTTCCCGGCACTCTTCATTCTGCTTTTCGGTTTTCTCTTCAAGAATAATTCGGACATCACCGTCTCCGTGGGCGTGGTGAACGGCAACTCGACACCTGTCGCCGCCCAGATGACGAAGGCGATGCAGAAGTCGAGTTTCTTCAAGGTCCAGCGTTCGGGGGACCGTGAGGCCGAGCTCAAGAAGCTCGAGCAGGGGGACGTGGACGCAGTCCTGGTCTTCCCGGAGCGCGCCTCGCCCGGCCGCCCGCTACACGTGACCTCCTATGTGGACCGATCCAGAGTCTCCACCTCGCAGGCGGTCTCGGCGGCTCTCCAGCAGATAGCCGACCGGTTCAACCAGGGCCCGGAACGGGGGCCGCGGCTGATCTCCCTGGACACGCGCGGGGTGCAGAGCCACCACCTGAGCACCATCGACTACCTGGTGCCCGGCTTCGTCGCGATGAGCATCATGCAAAACGGGATCCTCGGCCTCTCGGCGGCTTTCGTGGCCCTGCGCGAGCGGGGGGTGCTCAGGCGCATCCGGATGACGCCCTTCCCGCTCGTGAGCTTCATCGGGGCCAGGATCGTTTCCAACCTCATCGTGGTGCTCTGCCAGGTCGGGATCCTGCTCGGTATGGCCCGGGCGCTCTTCGACCTCCGCGTGGGCGGTGATATCGTCTCGGTCGCCACGGGTGTCGCCGTATTCTCGCTTCTTGGGGCGCTCGCCTTTCTGGCCATAGGGTTTTTCGTCGCGGGAATCTCGCGCAAGGTCGAAAGCGCGAACACACTGGGTAACCTGATCACCTTCCCCATGCTCTTCCTGACCGGGATCTTCTTCCCGATCAACCAGGCCCCACAGTGGATGCAGGAGGTATCGAAGGCTCTGCCGCTCTCCTACCTGGCGGATGGGTTGCGCCAGGCGATGGTCTACGGTACACCGTTCACCCACCTCTGGACCGACGCGGCTGCTCTGCTCGCCACCGCCCTCCTGGGCCTCATCCTCGCCGTTCGCTTCTTCCGCTGGGACGCCGGGGCGAACTGA
- a CDS encoding ABC transporter ATP-binding protein: MPESAGTGPGTGSPPEAVIQVEGLRKSYGQVVAVDGVDLTVYRGEIFGILGPNGAGKTTTLEMIEGLRKPDAGSIEVAGYDAVRESGRLKEIIGVQLQTTALFDYLSVEETLSLFADLYGVDGSRENVWRLLKMVSLTEKKDSRVDQLSGGQRQRLSMALALINDPRVVFLDEPTTGLDPQARRNMWDLVRKIRSEGRTVVLTTHYMEEAEELCDRVAVMDHGRVLVCDTPLSLIRSLDVDATVLVTVDGLLDGELERLPGVRGVEHEGTDVRLQTSDAQDTITALMRLASERGVRLRNLSVQSANLEDVFISYTGRSLRE, translated from the coding sequence ATGCCGGAGTCTGCAGGAACGGGGCCTGGAACGGGCAGCCCCCCGGAGGCCGTCATCCAGGTGGAGGGCCTGCGCAAGAGCTACGGGCAGGTCGTCGCCGTCGATGGGGTGGACCTCACCGTCTACCGGGGGGAGATCTTCGGCATCCTCGGGCCCAACGGCGCGGGCAAGACGACGACGCTGGAGATGATCGAGGGCCTGAGAAAGCCCGACGCCGGGAGTATAGAGGTTGCGGGGTATGATGCGGTCAGGGAGTCCGGGCGGCTCAAGGAGATCATCGGGGTGCAGCTGCAGACGACCGCGCTCTTCGACTACCTCTCGGTCGAGGAGACGCTCTCGCTATTCGCAGACCTCTACGGGGTCGATGGCTCCAGGGAGAACGTCTGGCGCCTCTTGAAGATGGTCTCGCTCACCGAGAAGAAGGATTCACGCGTGGACCAGCTCTCCGGCGGCCAGCGGCAGCGGCTCTCGATGGCGCTCGCGCTGATCAACGACCCGCGGGTTGTCTTCCTGGACGAGCCGACCACAGGGCTCGACCCGCAGGCCCGGCGCAACATGTGGGATCTGGTGCGAAAGATCCGCTCCGAAGGCCGCACGGTGGTGCTGACCACCCACTACATGGAGGAGGCCGAGGAGCTGTGCGACCGGGTCGCGGTGATGGACCACGGTCGGGTGCTCGTCTGTGATACCCCCCTCTCCCTGATCCGTTCGCTGGATGTGGACGCCACCGTTCTGGTGACGGTGGACGGCTTGCTGGACGGGGAGCTCGAGCGGCTGCCGGGGGTGCGCGGTGTTGAGCACGAAGGGACCGATGTGCGGCTGCAGACGTCCGACGCCCAGGACACCATCACCGCCCTGATGCGGCTCGCCTCCGAGAGGGGCGTCAGGCTGCGCAACCTCTCGGTGCAGAGCGCGAACCTCGAGGACGTGTTCATCTCCTACACGGGAAGGAGCCTCAGGGAGTAA
- a CDS encoding TMEM175 family protein: MIERGREIERTIYFSDAVIAIAITLLALELRLPQDLASGEIVRHLVGLLPRLYAFLISFWVIAAYWMAHHRIFNCIRAYDGGLLRINFLFLMWIVLMPFSSSLIGGYGDLQLPFVVYAVHLMLATFTLSWLGLHAARNPHLMEPGVDPRSFRRQYSHRMLAMIAVFALAIAASFFSTTVAEFTLILLFVARPGLLGRRASRGVT; the protein is encoded by the coding sequence GTGATCGAGCGCGGCCGCGAGATCGAACGCACGATCTACTTCAGCGACGCGGTGATAGCCATCGCGATCACGCTGCTCGCGCTCGAGCTGAGGCTGCCGCAGGATCTGGCCTCCGGTGAGATTGTGCGGCATCTGGTCGGGCTGCTCCCCAGACTGTACGCGTTCCTGATCAGCTTCTGGGTCATCGCGGCTTACTGGATGGCCCACCACCGCATCTTCAACTGCATAAGGGCCTACGACGGCGGGCTGCTCAGGATCAACTTCTTGTTCTTGATGTGGATCGTGCTGATGCCGTTCTCTTCGTCCCTGATAGGCGGGTACGGGGACCTGCAGCTCCCGTTCGTCGTCTACGCGGTGCACCTCATGCTCGCGACATTCACCCTTTCCTGGCTGGGGCTGCACGCCGCACGGAACCCGCACCTGATGGAGCCGGGCGTGGACCCACGCTCCTTCCGCCGCCAGTACAGCCACCGCATGCTGGCGATGATCGCAGTCTTCGCGCTCGCCATCGCCGCATCCTTTTTCAGTACCACCGTGGCAGAGTTCACCCTGATTCTGCTGTTCGTCGCGCGGCCCGGGCTGCTTGGACGCCGCGCCTCCCGCGGGGTCACATGA
- a CDS encoding response regulator has translation MIVEDQALMREGLRTLLELEEGVRVVGEASDGVEALEIIPDVRPDVALVDVRMPRMDGIELIERLGREHPKVAAIILTTFDDDEYVFRGLRAGARGYILKDTPSEELAAAIKKVHRGEAVLDGPITLKVISEIGRLAGPAAQRGGSEVLSEREMEVLRLVASGASNREIARTLYITEGTVKNHISSILRKLGFRDRTQAALYAAERGWIEVP, from the coding sequence ATGATCGTAGAGGATCAGGCCCTCATGCGCGAGGGCTTGAGAACGCTCCTGGAGCTCGAGGAGGGCGTTCGGGTGGTGGGCGAGGCTTCGGATGGGGTGGAGGCTCTGGAGATCATCCCGGACGTCAGGCCGGACGTGGCGCTCGTGGATGTGAGGATGCCCCGGATGGACGGGATAGAGCTCATAGAACGCCTCGGGCGGGAACACCCAAAGGTCGCTGCGATCATCCTGACCACCTTCGACGATGACGAGTACGTCTTCAGGGGGCTGCGGGCCGGAGCCAGGGGCTACATCCTGAAGGACACGCCCTCCGAAGAGCTCGCGGCGGCGATAAAGAAGGTCCACCGCGGCGAGGCGGTGCTGGATGGTCCGATCACGCTCAAGGTCATCTCAGAGATCGGGCGTCTGGCCGGGCCCGCCGCGCAGCGCGGGGGCTCGGAGGTTCTCTCCGAGCGTGAGATGGAGGTGCTCAGGCTCGTCGCCTCCGGGGCCTCCAACCGCGAGATCGCCCGCACCCTCTACATCACCGAGGGTACTGTGAAAAACCACATCTCGAGCATACTTCGCAAGCTCGGCTTCCGGGACCGCACCCAGGCCGCGCTCTACGCGGCGGAGCGTGGTTGGATCGAGGTGCCGTGA
- a CDS encoding sensor histidine kinase yields the protein MQKDVKTGGHAGALIWCLLGGHTVRMSLERRRGVVLMRVAGFSYVLATYAIYLFGEREFGILPVTAAFVGVAVLMEVMPWWRFEAGVLGLLAIPAFALLSFLIVHMTGFGLSVGFFCVAVANGVFVFGFGRGMVYAGFIMLLVAGDVFWAHPGRGPLWALEQAASFSWTFAFVIGMCTLAVEAMRKQARAQELLAELETAHAELKRYAEQDRELAISEERNRMAREIHDSVGHHLTVVNVQLEAAGKLLSRDPGRAAEALARAKDAASEALSEARRAVRSLKPLAMERRVGLRALDDLVRKFRDSGVAVSFEVAGEKRPLAPETELILYRALQEGLTNAFRHADADRVDVRLDLCGESVRLSVKDDGRGVGGQPGGGFGLRGLRERVEGAGGVMKAVGEPGGGFRLEVELPVGVRV from the coding sequence GTGCAGAAGGACGTAAAGACCGGGGGCCATGCGGGTGCCTTGATCTGGTGCCTGCTCGGCGGTCATACCGTGCGGATGAGCCTGGAGAGGCGGCGTGGGGTGGTTCTGATGCGGGTTGCGGGGTTCTCTTACGTGCTGGCAACCTACGCGATCTACCTCTTCGGGGAGCGGGAGTTCGGGATACTGCCCGTGACGGCAGCGTTCGTGGGAGTCGCGGTCCTTATGGAGGTCATGCCCTGGTGGCGGTTCGAGGCGGGGGTACTGGGGTTGCTTGCCATCCCGGCCTTCGCCCTCCTCTCCTTCCTGATAGTCCACATGACAGGGTTCGGGCTTTCGGTGGGGTTCTTCTGCGTCGCCGTGGCCAACGGCGTCTTCGTGTTCGGTTTCGGTCGTGGGATGGTATACGCGGGGTTCATCATGCTCCTCGTAGCTGGGGACGTCTTCTGGGCCCACCCTGGGAGGGGACCGCTGTGGGCGCTGGAGCAGGCGGCCTCTTTCTCCTGGACTTTCGCGTTCGTCATCGGGATGTGCACGCTTGCGGTCGAGGCCATGAGGAAACAGGCTCGCGCCCAGGAGCTCCTGGCGGAGCTGGAGACCGCGCACGCGGAGCTCAAGCGCTACGCCGAGCAGGACCGGGAGCTGGCCATCTCTGAGGAGAGGAACAGGATGGCGCGTGAGATCCACGACTCCGTCGGACATCACCTGACCGTGGTCAATGTTCAGCTCGAGGCGGCCGGCAAGCTCCTCTCCCGTGACCCCGGTCGGGCGGCCGAGGCTTTGGCCCGCGCGAAGGATGCCGCGAGCGAGGCCCTCTCGGAGGCACGGAGGGCGGTGCGGTCGCTCAAGCCGCTCGCGATGGAGCGCCGAGTGGGGTTACGGGCGCTGGACGATCTGGTACGGAAGTTCCGCGACTCGGGGGTGGCAGTATCCTTCGAGGTGGCCGGGGAGAAGCGACCGCTCGCGCCGGAGACGGAGTTGATCCTCTACCGGGCGTTGCAGGAGGGGCTCACGAATGCCTTCAGGCACGCGGATGCAGACAGGGTGGACGTGAGGCTGGACCTCTGCGGAGAGTCCGTGCGGCTCTCGGTGAAAGACGACGGTCGGGGCGTCGGCGGCCAGCCCGGTGGAGGATTCGGGCTCAGGGGACTGCGGGAGCGGGTCGAGGGTGCGGGCGGCGTCATGAAGGCGGTGGGTGAACCCGGTGGCGGCTTCAGGCTCGAGGTGGAGCTTCCGGTGGGGGTGAGGGTGTGA